The nucleotide window CATCAAACTCAATATTTGTTCAATGTAATTACAACCTATATAATTTTTCGCAAATATTCTAgctactattttaaattttttgttgattaattttcaataaattatgtaaaataaaaaaataaaaaatatatgtttgACAAGGAGTTAAGTCGGACAAAACGTGCAACTAAgccttttttaatcttattgtttttaattaaaatttcgaTAAATTTAagataacaaaattaaaaaaattatttatttataatgacatcagatataaatatataaattttaatatatgtaaACATTCaactatattaattaaaaaaatactaaatcaaaaaattcaacaaatattatttatttataataatgacatcagatattaattaaaaaatcattaaaaaaattcaacaatCTTAAAGTTATAACCCATTTTCTAAAAAACAACtgtttaattaaagaaaatttgCTTTAATAgttatttcaatatttttgatGTTGAATTAACCTTTTATATTGCTttgatatataaattattagttgaGAACGAGTTGAAAATGTATAAAGAAATTAGAGCGATAAAATCCAGTTAAAAACCCAAAAGAAACAACACAATAGAAAAAATGACGATCTTTAGTAATTCAGCGGACATATTTACTTGTAGTAATGGATAGGTAAATTGGTTACACCCTAGAGGTGTTTTTGAGAAAATTGCAAATGTGGAAATTTGGATAGATAATACCCGTGAAAAATGGAGAAAACGTGTTATTGATGAGGTGTTTTTTCAATAGGGGTGATAGCTCGAGAACATGAAGAAAGGTAATTATTGTTGGCTTGCTGAAGCGAGAACTGGTTGGTATGGCGGCGATTTGACGATGGCTGAGGTGAAAGCGGCTGATTGCACTATTTTTCTGGCCTTCGCATGGTTGGAGGAACATCACCATGGAAGCCAAGAAGATGCTAAAGCAATTGTCGATGCTTCGAATGGAAAGGGCGTTCATGACTTCCATACACATTCTATCAGTGACAAGATTAGAGATCAAACATAGTTTACAATCACCAATTTTTGACATGATCCATAAGACAACTCAAAAATAAGCAATTGTGACAAAAAAACCATTCTTTTGAATTCCCTGCAATGGAAATAATTTAGCAATGGATAAAATTTAGGCTAAGTCATTAATTTTCGGTTTCTTCAGAAACCACCTAATCAAAAATAGCAAGAAGATACAAAATAGAAGAAAACTTCTAAGAACAGAGCAACCAAAGAGCAAATTCTCAAGAGCAAGTTAttagaagcaacaagaacaatcAAACGGGCAAAGAGCAGTGTCGCCTCCATCTTGATTGTTGATCCCCAACTCTTCTTCTGAATATATAGGAAGCCCATTGTTTGTCCGCCTTCGAGGCTTGGAATTAGAGTTAAACACTTCACTATCTTTTGggatcttctttttctttatcttctttgatttttcatttatcttGCTAGAGTTTTCAGCCTTTTCTTTTTCGGTCTTCTTTCTCTTTTGGCTTGCAAAGATTTGATCGATTTCATCAATCTTTTTTGAATTAGTAGATGGGTTTTCAAGAGCCGAATTGGGttctttttttgatttattagcaGCATTGGGTTCTTCTTTTAACCCAACGGATGATTTCGAAGACCTCTTTTTAGGCATGTTTACAGCAGTCTGCTCTTTGTAGTTGACTATCGATCAACTGTCCTGAAATTCCAGAGATATGGTGGTTAACAAAACAAGACAACAGCAATACACTAAAGGATGATGCATGCAAGAGAATTAAATCCTTTCTAAAGGCTAATTATAAACTGGATAAAGCAAGAGGGGTTGAAGCTAATAGTAACTCAAAGTCAAAAGCAAAAGTATCTGTGAGAAAAACAGGCGTTCAAGGCACCTACTTCATGCTACGGATTCCTCATCCTGAGGTTGTTAACAACTAAGCATTAGAATCAAGTTTACAAAAGTTATGACCAGGGAATTAAAAGTGACAATACATGCCTAAATTCCGCGTAAACAAATTAAGTCGAACAAAAGGCAGAGAAGGGAGATGATAGGATGTTATGTATTGTTGAAGGTGAAGAGCTATTCCGACCATTAAGGTTCAATCGTAAGTGGGCCAAGATTGTTAAAGAATCCTGGTGCGATGGTGCCCATAATTTCACCCTATTTTGCAGGAAAGTCAAACTTGACACCGTGTTAGAATGAATCCCAAACCTAAGTTGTAACACTTAAAAGCGTGAGGCGCAACTCTACTGCTTAGGAGCACTATCAAAAATAAACCCCAGCCAATGACACAATGTAATTTTTCCAGATTTTTTTGTGATGTTTTTTGATTAAGCACCTACACATTATATGCCTTGAGTGCCTCGTGGAGTATGAAAAGCGTTTTGGCTGGTGCATGGGTGCACCCTACGCTTAGGAGCACTTTCAAAACTAAGTCACAAACAACCCAGTGGTTAATGTAACCATGTTTCAGAATGCATTTTAATGATACTGTCGCGGCTACCAGATGAATTGTTAACGTGATAAGTACCACAAACTAATGTCTACATATCTCAAGACACATTGGATTATAGGAAAGTAATAAAATCTCTCACAAGTTAAGCCAGTTTACTTTTGTAGTTGAGACTTTACGTTCTGCCAAATATTGACACTGGATTATCGGAATGTAAAACATCCTGATATTGATAAATGATAATTACTATCTAAAACATAAACCTATATGGACATTTTCCGATGAAGACATTAACTGTGATAGACCTAGTCGCATTACTGCACCATAATTCAATATGGTATTTGAAATAAAtaggtatatttttttgttggacaCTCTAGCTGGGAGGCACAGAATGCAGATGTTGCTCTAGAGCTGTTGGCAACAAGGAGCTGTGCAGATTTGAGTATAGGCAAACTGAGTTAACCTTAAATGATAGCTAAAGCTTCAAATGGCTTTTCTACAGTCTACCTTAAGTAAAGTAAAGGAGACCCATAAGAATATAGAAAGAATATTCTATTTTGCATTTACAACTTGATTAGGGTCAACTTTGGAGCAATTCTTTTGGATAACTTGGAAGGACGAAGCCTAACATGCAACTAAGCTATCAAAGACTTTCAATTAGATGCATTATAATTCCAACACAAGTATCAGAGAACTTCAATAAGAAGCATTATAATTCCAACACAAGGTTCCTTCTCATGGGATATTAGAGGTTGAATTGGGAAAAAATTAACATGGCCAAGAAAAAGGaagtaaaacaaaacaaagagcatatcaataaaatttgaaaaaaggtATGAGTGGTCTAAAATGACAAACAAACATTACTAGTTCAAGGCCAATACCATTAATTAGCTCCCTCCTAGGTGTGGTCAGGGGAGTTGAACGTATACAACCTTTCCAACCTTCCTCACAGGTTGTATCTGATTA belongs to Amaranthus tricolor cultivar Red isolate AtriRed21 chromosome 17, ASM2621246v1, whole genome shotgun sequence and includes:
- the LOC130804413 gene encoding uncharacterized protein C6G9.01c encodes the protein MPKKRSSKSSVGLKEEPNAANKSKKEPNSALENPSTNSKKIDEIDQIFASQKRKKTEKEKAENSSKINEKSKKIKKKKIPKDSEVFNSNSKPRRRTNNGLPIYSEEELGINNQDGGDTALCPFDCSCCF